In Seriola aureovittata isolate HTS-2021-v1 ecotype China chromosome 17, ASM2101889v1, whole genome shotgun sequence, a genomic segment contains:
- the LOC130184728 gene encoding nuclear GTPase SLIP-GC-like — translation MDEFVCNKLTEWGLSMLIERFEDEGIDTESLYCLGDQEIDALITKVGPRAKFKKRLKLLKAEQNPAHQETVDSSAHEHEEAADSAQVWPSTSGTNDKGKRKLDLQGGSDGCQSPASKRRCDKRLGSYSEEIILSDVKNIMNYVHMRLQNGDNTKLNVFLKNKICDLETDKRELVGVFGKTGAGKSSLINAVIGVKNLLPSGSVSACTSVMIKVEANKKNSKYEADIEFIRKEDWEDELWSLDHIVRDNEDWEKDVDDDTVGRLSALYGEEWKNIPTKNLMDNKHFREIPEFLFSKTKTLTCESAGELSSKLVKYTRSDLEEGEDIEVKRWYWPLVKCVTVRVPKKNLLQHVTLVDLPGNGDRNKSRDKMWKEIVGSCSTMWIVTDINRAASEKEPWEILQDASSLMGNGGECQQIHFICTKSDHIENSDDSAAAVPALIFKRNMKAKETVMTQFRKEKKIKKHFSDECFKVFTVSSKEFLKRKYLQPDETEIPKLQEFLQKLNDCHSVTLNYVSGAYGILSLIQGARCREVAGKKKEVCTELEENMRQELEKVRKPMEEASEAFEKCLTEGVENSKRSCEAKLNSILHPRKAPGQTGAVGSSFHKILKCVVQNNGTYKPKKQRQININEKLSSCLTDSIDEEFRKTFPNEGKCGPFYGAINAFSLDTERLIQKYKEVELHLTFLQTEEEKIKMKLNKKIQEHKKTIFSSLTGTIKANLRDCYKKAAEFSGKGSLEKMRETIEKHVHESKDTMFDQAKANMLMQLNDLKENILEKLEKTLKESMELSLKTDDYSIPDVAAELDLVKRHHNEVIGSPDEEMSLLGSDPPGPSAAPSL, via the exons ATGGATGAGTTTGTTTGTAATAAATTAACAGAATGGGGTCTCAGCATGTTGATAGAGAGATTTGAAG atgaAGGCATTGACACAGAAAGTCTTTACTGTCTCGGTGATCAGGAAATTGATGCCTTGATCACAAAAGTGGGACCAAGAGCAAAATTCAAGAAGAGACTCAAGTTGTTAAAG GCAGAACAAAACCCAGCACATCAGGAAACAGTTGATTCTTCTGCTCAC GAGCATGAAGAAGCAGCTGATTCTGCTCAG GTCTGGCCCTCCACCAGTGGCACAAATGATAAAG GAAAGAGAAAGTTGGATCTTCAGGGCGGGTCCGACGGATGTCAGTCACCAGCCAGTAAACGACGATGTGACAAAAGACTGGGATCATATTCAG AAGAGATCATACTCTCTGATGTGAAAAACATAATGAACTATGTTCATATGAGACTACAAAATGGAGACAACACAAAGCTCAATGTTTTCCTTAA gaataaaatctgtgatttGGAGACAGACAAGAGGGAGCTGGTCGGTGTGTTTGGTAAAACCGGAGCTGGAAAGAGCTCTCTGATAAATGCTGTCATTGGAGTGAAGAATCTTTTGCCCTCTGGAAGTGTCAGTGCATGTACCTCAGTCATGATTAAAGTGGAGGCTAACAAGAAAAATTCAAAGTACGAGGCAGACATTGAGTTCATTAGAAAAGAG gatTGGGAAGATGAATTGTGGTCCTTGGATCATATTGTTAGGGATAATGAGGATTGGGAAAAGGATGTTGATGATGACACTGTTGGCCGGCTGTCAGCGCTGTATGGAGAAGAATGGAAAAACATACCAACTAAAAACCTCATGgacaacaaacatttcagagaaaTTCCAGAATTTCTCTTTTCCAAGACAAAGACTTTGACATGTGAATCA GCTGGAGAGCTCTCTTCAAAACTTGTCAAATACACAAGAAGCGACTTAGAAGAAGGAGAAGATATAGAAGTAAAGAGGTGGTACTGGCCACTAGTGAAGTGTGTGACTGTCAGGGTGCCTAAAAAAAATCTTCTCCAGCATGTTACACTTGTGGATCTTCCTGGAAATGGGGACCGTAACAAGAGCAGAGATAAAATGTGGAAAGAG ATTGTTGGAAGTTGTTCTACTATGTGGATTGTCACTGACATTAATCGAGCAGCATCAGAGAAAGAACCCTGGGAGATCCTGCAGGACGCCAGTAGCCTCATGGGAAATGGTGGCGAGTGTCAGCAGATTCACTTTATCTGCACCAAGTCTGATCATATTGAAAATTCAGATGA ttcagcagctgctgttcctGCTCTCATATTCAAGAGAAACATGAAAGCCAAGGAAACAGTGATGACACaattcagaaaagaaaaaaagattaag aaACACTTCAGTGATGAGTGTTTCAAAGTATTCACAGTGAGCTCCAAAGAgtttctgaaaagaaaatatctacAGCCAGATGAAACTG aaatacCCAAACTGCAGGAATTTCTGCAAAAGCTCAATGACTGTCACTCAGTGACATTAAACTATGTGTCTGGAGCTTATGGGATTCTCTCTCTGATTCAAGGGGCGAGATGCAGGGAAGTG gctggaaaaaagaaagaggtgtgCACAGAACTTGAAGAAAACATGAGGCAGGAACttgaaaaagtcagaaaacccATGGAAGAGGCTTCTGAGGCTTTTGAAAAGTGCCTTACTGAGGGGGTTGAAAATTCAAAACGTTCATGTGAAGCAAAGTTGAACTCCATCTTACATcct agaAAGGCTCCAGGTCAGACAGGGGCAGTAGGTAGCAGTTTTCACAAGATATTGAAGTGTGTAGTTCAGAACAATGGCACctacaaaccaaaaaaacagagacaaataaacATCAATGAGAAGTTAAGTTCATGTCTGACTGACAGCATCGATGAGGAATTCAGGAAGACCTTCCC AAATGAAGGGAAATGTGGACCGTTCTATGGAGCCATCAATGCGTTTTCACTTGACACAGAGAGGCTGATACAAAAGTACAAAGAGGTTGAACTGCACCTGACTTTTCTCCAGACAgag gAGGAAAAGATTAAGATGAAACTCAACAAAAAAATCCAGGAGCATAAGAAAACAATCTTCAGCAGTCTGACAGGGACAATCAAGGCAAACTTACGTGACTGCtataaaa AAGCAGCAGAATTTAGTGGAAAGGGCTCACTGGAGAAGATGAGGGAAACCATTGAGAAGCATGTACATGAGTCAAAGGACACCATGTTTGATCAGGCTAAAGCTAATATGTTGATGCAACTGAATGACTTGAAG GAGAATATCCTGGAAAAACTGGAGAAAACCCTGAAGGAATCAATGGAGTTGTCACTCAAGACAGATGATTACTCAATCCCCG atgttGCAGCAGAGCTTGACCTGGTGAAGAGACACCACAATGAAGTGATCGGCAGCCCAGATGAAGAAATGTCACTACTTGG CTCTGATCCACCCGGCCCATCCGCTGCTCCGAGTCTGTGA
- the LOC130184485 gene encoding centriolar coiled-coil protein of 110 kDa-like isoform X1 produces the protein MVCVSYSECGCVGPEMESYEEFCLQSLAILQGEGKYKKMACEPLCSLKACSVIRFHGRAVLSPLLSAEQRKEMCGHRQRAVQQELDRQNQQRNKFMARVQVILDQAEIHKVTSDKVDKLPVSKSATVSGYTLVTDSPGLPRDAGFGLQTNDRPATPCSETPTLNGCKAVGEVKVNRKEESEEEEEEEDDISLDSLLKKSREYVKREQSQQGSKVVQNVSGTASSETVSDKDNKSCSPMGDTGVEFGFSLHHSPISTPQTQIQHQTLYDPSLQQSGCLSPSLPDQYARLPSPESSISPCARRRRPRPVSTGNIHISFPIGPADLIPRSPGRSVEGACMADWGEALTGSTKFSDHWGSVGSEGGGFVSRSSNRRSSHCGSSPVHETCSPISASVPSPMGHHDHLATGFRRRCHTLDSQLHTYPSGVEHIDRSQERVPRFMAGVTWMASSRRTPAAPLNQSYEVENPSPSLLRPRVTLDLAQASLRMEPDDPQGPNNGRITSTVLRNAPETQASKTEETHRRAQALEDMQRRLEEEHALQMSLLLAEQEKEQQRLCLELEETERRLKEQGCVLPLSGDACGWNRRSVSDSFAAVSPSCPGLSPAQTPSERSPGHSIGFPSPVSSSVCSPSVQPPVYLWGPTWAASKPRSRLSLVLTPEQQRAFCRIGAITRGFLTRRLLKTEKVKHLHQTIVDTQEFIRSFQTEAPQKKCSLSAQDLSLQERVRAQLRAALYDIHDIFFEMPLGDRLALLQQDRELRVERKLRDMEKTKCHKERMVLSAATQRSLDRKKRVGESPAQARKMHQKPKSPTTNRVLKPSQGQNSPVPGQLNRQGHHSTTLAVSSQELVQKDPGGEGQALRQPEKAALSGLTGDSTSPDL, from the exons ATGGTGTGTGTTTCCTATTCAGAGTGTGGATGTGTGGGTCCAGAGATGGAAAGCTATGAGGAGTTCTGCCTGCAGAGTTTGGCCATACTGCAGGGAGAGGGGAAGTATAAGAAGATGGCATGTGAGCCACTGTGTTCCCTGAAGGCTTGCTCTGTCATCCGCTTCCATGGAAGAGCTgtgctttcaccactg ttgaGTGCAGAGCAGCGCAAGGAGATGTGTGGCCACAGACAGAGGGCGGTCCAGCAGGAGTTGGACAGGCAGAACCAGCAGAGGAACAAGTTTATGGCCCGTGTTCAGGTCATACTGGATCAAGCTGAG ATACATAAAGTAACGAGTGACAAGGTTGACAAGCTGCCAGTTTCTAAGTCTGCAACAGTCAGTGGCTACACCCTGGTCACCGACTCACCTGGACTTCCCAGAGATGCTGGATTTGGGCTTCAGACAAATGATCGGCCTGCCACTCCATGCTCTGAGACCCCCACCCTCAATGGCTGCAAGGCAGTGGGGGAAGTGAAGGTGAACAGgaaagaggagagtgaggaggaagaggaggaagaagatgacaTTAGTTTGGACAGCCTTCTTAAGAAATCAAGAGAGTATgtgaagagagagcagagtcaGCAGGGGTCAAAAGTTGTCCAGAACGTCAGCGGGACTGCCTCGTCTGAGACCGTCTCTGACAAAGACAATAAGAGCTGTAGTCCCATGGGGGACACAGGTGTCGAGTTCGGATTCAGCCTGCATCACAGTCCTATTAGCACACCTCAGACCCAGATCCAGCACCAAACTCTGTATGACCCCAGTCTCCAACAGTCTGGCTGCCTCTCACCTAGTCTACCTGACCAGTATGCTCGTCTCCCCAGTCCAGAGTCCAGCATTAGTCCCTGTGCACGGAGACGCAGACCGCGCCCAGTTTCTACAGGTAATATCCATATTTCGTTTCCCATTGGCCCAGCAGACCTTATCCCCCGAAGCCCAGGAAGGTCAGTGGAAGGTGCTTGCATGGCAGATTGGGGAGAAGCTCTCACAGGTTCCACAAAGTTCTCCGATCACTGGGGCTCAGTGGGGAGTGAAGGCGGGGGTTTTGTTAGCAGGAGTAGCAATCGTCGATCCAGTCACTGTGGTAGCAGTCCAGTGCATGAGACCTGTAGCCCCATTAGTGCCTCAGTGCCCAGCCCGATGGGACACCATGACCATCTTGCTACAGGGTTTCGCCGGCGCTGCCACACTCTGGACAGCCAGTTGCATACCTACCCATCTGGAGTTGAACACATAGACCGCAGCCAGGAAAGAGTCCCTCGTTTTATGGCCGGAGTTACATGGATGGCTTCAAGTCGGCGCACCCCTGCAGCCCCCTTAAACCAGTCATATGAGGTAGAGAATCCCTCACCTTCTCTGCTGAGGCCCCGTGTGACTCTTGACTTGGCTCAGGCCTCACTCAGGATGGAGCCTGACGATCCTCAGGGGCCAAACAATGGAAGGATCACATCAACAGTCCTCAGAAATGCACCTGAAACACAGGCCAGCAAGACAG AGGAGACCCACAGGCGAGCTCAGGCTCTAGAGGACATGCAAAGGCGTCTGGAGGAGGAGCATGCCTTGCAGATGTCACTGCTTCTGGCTGAGCAGGAGAAAGAGCAACAGCGCCTCTGTCTG GAGcttgaggagacagagagaagactgAAGGAGCAGGGGTGCGTGCTGCCTCTTAGTGGAGATGCTTGTGGATGGAATCGTAGGTCTGTAAGTGACAGCTTTGCTGCTGTGAGCCCCTCCTGCCCAGGACTAAGCCCTGCCCAAACACCATCCGAGAGATCACCTGGACACAGTATAG gTTTTCCCAGTCCTGTCAGCTCCAGCGTGTGCTCTCCCTCTGTCCAGCCTCCAGTTTATCTGTGGGGACCCACCTGGGCAGCTAGCAAACCTCGATCAAGGCTAAGTCTG GTTCTGacaccagagcagcagagggcaTTCTGTCGAATTGGCGCCATCACTCGTGGCTTCCTCACACGCAGACTGCTCAAAACAGAGAAGGTCAAACACCTGCACCAGACCATAGTG GATACACAGGAGTTCATCCGTTCATTCCAGACTGAGGCTCCGCAGAAGAAATGCAGCCTCTCAGCACAAGATCTCTCTTTGCAGGAGAGAGTAAGAGCACAG TTACGTGCAGCCCTTTATGATATCCATGACATCTTCTTTGAAATGCCTCTGGGGGATCGATTAGCATTGCTGCAGCAGGACAGGGAGCTCCgtgtagagaggaagctgcgAGACATG GAGAAAACCAAGTGCCACAAGGAAAGAATGGTTCTGTCTGCGGCCACACAGAGGTCTCTGGACAGGAAAAAGAG AGTTGGTGAATCTCCAGCGCAGGCTAGGAAGATGCATCAGAAGCCAAAGAGCCCTACTACTAACAG AGTCCTGAAGCCAAGCCAAGGCCAAAATTCTCCTGTCCCAGGGCAGCTGAACCGCCAGGG TCATCACAGCACGACACTGGCTGTTTCCTCACAGGAGCTGGTACAGAAAGACCCCGGAGGAGAGGGTCAAGCGCTCAGACAGCCTGAAAAAGCAGCACTCTCTGGGTTAACAGGTGACTCAACATCTCCTGACCTGTGA
- the LOC130184485 gene encoding centriolar coiled-coil protein of 110 kDa-like isoform X2: MESYEEFCLQSLAILQGEGKYKKMACEPLCSLKACSVIRFHGRAVLSPLLSAEQRKEMCGHRQRAVQQELDRQNQQRNKFMARVQVILDQAEIHKVTSDKVDKLPVSKSATVSGYTLVTDSPGLPRDAGFGLQTNDRPATPCSETPTLNGCKAVGEVKVNRKEESEEEEEEEDDISLDSLLKKSREYVKREQSQQGSKVVQNVSGTASSETVSDKDNKSCSPMGDTGVEFGFSLHHSPISTPQTQIQHQTLYDPSLQQSGCLSPSLPDQYARLPSPESSISPCARRRRPRPVSTGNIHISFPIGPADLIPRSPGRSVEGACMADWGEALTGSTKFSDHWGSVGSEGGGFVSRSSNRRSSHCGSSPVHETCSPISASVPSPMGHHDHLATGFRRRCHTLDSQLHTYPSGVEHIDRSQERVPRFMAGVTWMASSRRTPAAPLNQSYEVENPSPSLLRPRVTLDLAQASLRMEPDDPQGPNNGRITSTVLRNAPETQASKTEETHRRAQALEDMQRRLEEEHALQMSLLLAEQEKEQQRLCLELEETERRLKEQGCVLPLSGDACGWNRRSVSDSFAAVSPSCPGLSPAQTPSERSPGHSIGFPSPVSSSVCSPSVQPPVYLWGPTWAASKPRSRLSLVLTPEQQRAFCRIGAITRGFLTRRLLKTEKVKHLHQTIVDTQEFIRSFQTEAPQKKCSLSAQDLSLQERVRAQLRAALYDIHDIFFEMPLGDRLALLQQDRELRVERKLRDMEKTKCHKERMVLSAATQRSLDRKKRVGESPAQARKMHQKPKSPTTNRVLKPSQGQNSPVPGQLNRQGHHSTTLAVSSQELVQKDPGGEGQALRQPEKAALSGLTGDSTSPDL, translated from the exons ATGGAAAGCTATGAGGAGTTCTGCCTGCAGAGTTTGGCCATACTGCAGGGAGAGGGGAAGTATAAGAAGATGGCATGTGAGCCACTGTGTTCCCTGAAGGCTTGCTCTGTCATCCGCTTCCATGGAAGAGCTgtgctttcaccactg ttgaGTGCAGAGCAGCGCAAGGAGATGTGTGGCCACAGACAGAGGGCGGTCCAGCAGGAGTTGGACAGGCAGAACCAGCAGAGGAACAAGTTTATGGCCCGTGTTCAGGTCATACTGGATCAAGCTGAG ATACATAAAGTAACGAGTGACAAGGTTGACAAGCTGCCAGTTTCTAAGTCTGCAACAGTCAGTGGCTACACCCTGGTCACCGACTCACCTGGACTTCCCAGAGATGCTGGATTTGGGCTTCAGACAAATGATCGGCCTGCCACTCCATGCTCTGAGACCCCCACCCTCAATGGCTGCAAGGCAGTGGGGGAAGTGAAGGTGAACAGgaaagaggagagtgaggaggaagaggaggaagaagatgacaTTAGTTTGGACAGCCTTCTTAAGAAATCAAGAGAGTATgtgaagagagagcagagtcaGCAGGGGTCAAAAGTTGTCCAGAACGTCAGCGGGACTGCCTCGTCTGAGACCGTCTCTGACAAAGACAATAAGAGCTGTAGTCCCATGGGGGACACAGGTGTCGAGTTCGGATTCAGCCTGCATCACAGTCCTATTAGCACACCTCAGACCCAGATCCAGCACCAAACTCTGTATGACCCCAGTCTCCAACAGTCTGGCTGCCTCTCACCTAGTCTACCTGACCAGTATGCTCGTCTCCCCAGTCCAGAGTCCAGCATTAGTCCCTGTGCACGGAGACGCAGACCGCGCCCAGTTTCTACAGGTAATATCCATATTTCGTTTCCCATTGGCCCAGCAGACCTTATCCCCCGAAGCCCAGGAAGGTCAGTGGAAGGTGCTTGCATGGCAGATTGGGGAGAAGCTCTCACAGGTTCCACAAAGTTCTCCGATCACTGGGGCTCAGTGGGGAGTGAAGGCGGGGGTTTTGTTAGCAGGAGTAGCAATCGTCGATCCAGTCACTGTGGTAGCAGTCCAGTGCATGAGACCTGTAGCCCCATTAGTGCCTCAGTGCCCAGCCCGATGGGACACCATGACCATCTTGCTACAGGGTTTCGCCGGCGCTGCCACACTCTGGACAGCCAGTTGCATACCTACCCATCTGGAGTTGAACACATAGACCGCAGCCAGGAAAGAGTCCCTCGTTTTATGGCCGGAGTTACATGGATGGCTTCAAGTCGGCGCACCCCTGCAGCCCCCTTAAACCAGTCATATGAGGTAGAGAATCCCTCACCTTCTCTGCTGAGGCCCCGTGTGACTCTTGACTTGGCTCAGGCCTCACTCAGGATGGAGCCTGACGATCCTCAGGGGCCAAACAATGGAAGGATCACATCAACAGTCCTCAGAAATGCACCTGAAACACAGGCCAGCAAGACAG AGGAGACCCACAGGCGAGCTCAGGCTCTAGAGGACATGCAAAGGCGTCTGGAGGAGGAGCATGCCTTGCAGATGTCACTGCTTCTGGCTGAGCAGGAGAAAGAGCAACAGCGCCTCTGTCTG GAGcttgaggagacagagagaagactgAAGGAGCAGGGGTGCGTGCTGCCTCTTAGTGGAGATGCTTGTGGATGGAATCGTAGGTCTGTAAGTGACAGCTTTGCTGCTGTGAGCCCCTCCTGCCCAGGACTAAGCCCTGCCCAAACACCATCCGAGAGATCACCTGGACACAGTATAG gTTTTCCCAGTCCTGTCAGCTCCAGCGTGTGCTCTCCCTCTGTCCAGCCTCCAGTTTATCTGTGGGGACCCACCTGGGCAGCTAGCAAACCTCGATCAAGGCTAAGTCTG GTTCTGacaccagagcagcagagggcaTTCTGTCGAATTGGCGCCATCACTCGTGGCTTCCTCACACGCAGACTGCTCAAAACAGAGAAGGTCAAACACCTGCACCAGACCATAGTG GATACACAGGAGTTCATCCGTTCATTCCAGACTGAGGCTCCGCAGAAGAAATGCAGCCTCTCAGCACAAGATCTCTCTTTGCAGGAGAGAGTAAGAGCACAG TTACGTGCAGCCCTTTATGATATCCATGACATCTTCTTTGAAATGCCTCTGGGGGATCGATTAGCATTGCTGCAGCAGGACAGGGAGCTCCgtgtagagaggaagctgcgAGACATG GAGAAAACCAAGTGCCACAAGGAAAGAATGGTTCTGTCTGCGGCCACACAGAGGTCTCTGGACAGGAAAAAGAG AGTTGGTGAATCTCCAGCGCAGGCTAGGAAGATGCATCAGAAGCCAAAGAGCCCTACTACTAACAG AGTCCTGAAGCCAAGCCAAGGCCAAAATTCTCCTGTCCCAGGGCAGCTGAACCGCCAGGG TCATCACAGCACGACACTGGCTGTTTCCTCACAGGAGCTGGTACAGAAAGACCCCGGAGGAGAGGGTCAAGCGCTCAGACAGCCTGAAAAAGCAGCACTCTCTGGGTTAACAGGTGACTCAACATCTCCTGACCTGTGA
- the LOC130184485 gene encoding centriolar coiled-coil protein of 110 kDa-like isoform X3, with amino-acid sequence MVCVSYSECGCVGPEMESYEEFCLQSLAILQGEGKYKKMACEPLCSLKACSVIRFHGRAVLSPLLSAEQRKEMCGHRQRAVQQELDRQNQQRNKFMARVQVILDQAEIHKVTSDKVDKLPVSKSATVSGYTLVTDSPGLPRDAGFGLQTNDRPATPCSETPTLNGCKAVGEVKVNRKEESEEEEEEEDDISLDSLLKKSREYVKREQSQQGSKVVQNVSGTASSETVSDKDNKSCSPMGDTGVEFGFSLHHSPISTPQTQIQHQTLYDPSLQQSGCLSPSLPDQYARLPSPESSISPCARRRRPRPVSTGNIHISFPIGPADLIPRSPGRSVEGACMADWGEALTGSTKFSDHWGSVGSEGGGFVSRSSNRRSSHCGSSPVHETCSPISASVPSPMGHHDHLATGFRRRCHTLDSQLHTYPSGVEHIDRSQERVPRFMAGVTWMASSRRTPAAPLNQSYEVENPSPSLLRPRVTLDLAQASLRMEPDDPQGPNNGRITSTVLRNAPETQASKTEETHRRAQALEDMQRRLEEEHALQMSLLLAEQEKEQQRLCLELEETERRLKEQGCVLPLSGDACGWNRRSVSDSFAAVSPSCPGLSPAQTPSERSPGHSIGFPSPVSSSVCSPSVQPPVYLWGPTWAASKPRSRLSLVLTPEQQRAFCRIGAITRGFLTRRLLKTEKVKHLHQTIVDTQEFIRSFQTEAPQKKCSLSAQDLSLQERVRAQLRAALYDIHDIFFEMPLGDRLALLQQDRELRVERKLRDMEKTKCHKERMVLSAATQRSLDRKKRVGESPAQARKMHQKPKSPTTNRVLKPSQGQNSPVPGQLNRQGSWYRKTPEERVKRSDSLKKQHSLG; translated from the exons ATGGTGTGTGTTTCCTATTCAGAGTGTGGATGTGTGGGTCCAGAGATGGAAAGCTATGAGGAGTTCTGCCTGCAGAGTTTGGCCATACTGCAGGGAGAGGGGAAGTATAAGAAGATGGCATGTGAGCCACTGTGTTCCCTGAAGGCTTGCTCTGTCATCCGCTTCCATGGAAGAGCTgtgctttcaccactg ttgaGTGCAGAGCAGCGCAAGGAGATGTGTGGCCACAGACAGAGGGCGGTCCAGCAGGAGTTGGACAGGCAGAACCAGCAGAGGAACAAGTTTATGGCCCGTGTTCAGGTCATACTGGATCAAGCTGAG ATACATAAAGTAACGAGTGACAAGGTTGACAAGCTGCCAGTTTCTAAGTCTGCAACAGTCAGTGGCTACACCCTGGTCACCGACTCACCTGGACTTCCCAGAGATGCTGGATTTGGGCTTCAGACAAATGATCGGCCTGCCACTCCATGCTCTGAGACCCCCACCCTCAATGGCTGCAAGGCAGTGGGGGAAGTGAAGGTGAACAGgaaagaggagagtgaggaggaagaggaggaagaagatgacaTTAGTTTGGACAGCCTTCTTAAGAAATCAAGAGAGTATgtgaagagagagcagagtcaGCAGGGGTCAAAAGTTGTCCAGAACGTCAGCGGGACTGCCTCGTCTGAGACCGTCTCTGACAAAGACAATAAGAGCTGTAGTCCCATGGGGGACACAGGTGTCGAGTTCGGATTCAGCCTGCATCACAGTCCTATTAGCACACCTCAGACCCAGATCCAGCACCAAACTCTGTATGACCCCAGTCTCCAACAGTCTGGCTGCCTCTCACCTAGTCTACCTGACCAGTATGCTCGTCTCCCCAGTCCAGAGTCCAGCATTAGTCCCTGTGCACGGAGACGCAGACCGCGCCCAGTTTCTACAGGTAATATCCATATTTCGTTTCCCATTGGCCCAGCAGACCTTATCCCCCGAAGCCCAGGAAGGTCAGTGGAAGGTGCTTGCATGGCAGATTGGGGAGAAGCTCTCACAGGTTCCACAAAGTTCTCCGATCACTGGGGCTCAGTGGGGAGTGAAGGCGGGGGTTTTGTTAGCAGGAGTAGCAATCGTCGATCCAGTCACTGTGGTAGCAGTCCAGTGCATGAGACCTGTAGCCCCATTAGTGCCTCAGTGCCCAGCCCGATGGGACACCATGACCATCTTGCTACAGGGTTTCGCCGGCGCTGCCACACTCTGGACAGCCAGTTGCATACCTACCCATCTGGAGTTGAACACATAGACCGCAGCCAGGAAAGAGTCCCTCGTTTTATGGCCGGAGTTACATGGATGGCTTCAAGTCGGCGCACCCCTGCAGCCCCCTTAAACCAGTCATATGAGGTAGAGAATCCCTCACCTTCTCTGCTGAGGCCCCGTGTGACTCTTGACTTGGCTCAGGCCTCACTCAGGATGGAGCCTGACGATCCTCAGGGGCCAAACAATGGAAGGATCACATCAACAGTCCTCAGAAATGCACCTGAAACACAGGCCAGCAAGACAG AGGAGACCCACAGGCGAGCTCAGGCTCTAGAGGACATGCAAAGGCGTCTGGAGGAGGAGCATGCCTTGCAGATGTCACTGCTTCTGGCTGAGCAGGAGAAAGAGCAACAGCGCCTCTGTCTG GAGcttgaggagacagagagaagactgAAGGAGCAGGGGTGCGTGCTGCCTCTTAGTGGAGATGCTTGTGGATGGAATCGTAGGTCTGTAAGTGACAGCTTTGCTGCTGTGAGCCCCTCCTGCCCAGGACTAAGCCCTGCCCAAACACCATCCGAGAGATCACCTGGACACAGTATAG gTTTTCCCAGTCCTGTCAGCTCCAGCGTGTGCTCTCCCTCTGTCCAGCCTCCAGTTTATCTGTGGGGACCCACCTGGGCAGCTAGCAAACCTCGATCAAGGCTAAGTCTG GTTCTGacaccagagcagcagagggcaTTCTGTCGAATTGGCGCCATCACTCGTGGCTTCCTCACACGCAGACTGCTCAAAACAGAGAAGGTCAAACACCTGCACCAGACCATAGTG GATACACAGGAGTTCATCCGTTCATTCCAGACTGAGGCTCCGCAGAAGAAATGCAGCCTCTCAGCACAAGATCTCTCTTTGCAGGAGAGAGTAAGAGCACAG TTACGTGCAGCCCTTTATGATATCCATGACATCTTCTTTGAAATGCCTCTGGGGGATCGATTAGCATTGCTGCAGCAGGACAGGGAGCTCCgtgtagagaggaagctgcgAGACATG GAGAAAACCAAGTGCCACAAGGAAAGAATGGTTCTGTCTGCGGCCACACAGAGGTCTCTGGACAGGAAAAAGAG AGTTGGTGAATCTCCAGCGCAGGCTAGGAAGATGCATCAGAAGCCAAAGAGCCCTACTACTAACAG AGTCCTGAAGCCAAGCCAAGGCCAAAATTCTCCTGTCCCAGGGCAGCTGAACCGCCAGGG GAGCTGGTACAGAAAGACCCCGGAGGAGAGGGTCAAGCGCTCAGACAGCCTGAAAAAGCAGCACTCTCTGGGTTAA